A portion of the Sphingobacterium spiritivorum genome contains these proteins:
- a CDS encoding argonaute/piwi family protein encodes MKLRYIEEPSLQFGLGHQICPKSGIYNFNPFDIDQVRPEKITIGVVGKSDSVDAVLEWIESCKTHIDGKQSKTPHPNLFLNFCGFNKSIGFKCEINYDDTYLRKLNNSDLEKIVKKSNSLETIIAEITELYLAEIKFLSKNKKPDVILCALPENLMKHITEAKAKASGEDEEETEVHERDFDEDEVSSKEQNFRRNLKAKAMQYNVPIQIIRDRVAKPTKEMQDPATVAWNFFTALYYKASGTPWALIRKDTAETTCYAGISFFKSRDRSSTQTSIAQIFNELGKGVILRGEEITLKKNDRTPHLSEEQAFNLLKQSLTEYYEAVKIFPKRLVIHKTSNFSEDEVYGFTQAARDLHINQVDLVSIQTSDLRLYRNGNYPPMRGTHFAMSYKHHLLYTRGSVPYYETYPGRYIPRAIEIKLAQHDESPNIICDEILALTKMNWNNTQFDRQMPITIECARNVGEILKYLNQEDSMQLKYSFYM; translated from the coding sequence ATGAAATTAAGATATATAGAAGAACCATCATTACAATTTGGCTTAGGACATCAGATTTGTCCTAAAAGTGGCATTTACAATTTTAATCCATTTGATATTGATCAAGTTAGACCTGAAAAAATCACCATTGGAGTAGTTGGAAAATCTGACAGTGTTGATGCAGTTTTAGAATGGATAGAATCATGCAAAACCCATATTGATGGAAAACAAAGTAAAACCCCACATCCCAACCTTTTTCTAAATTTTTGCGGTTTCAATAAAAGTATAGGCTTTAAGTGCGAGATCAATTATGATGATACATACCTAAGAAAGTTAAATAACTCTGATTTAGAGAAAATCGTCAAGAAAAGCAACTCCCTGGAAACGATAATTGCAGAAATTACAGAACTCTATTTAGCTGAAATCAAATTCTTATCTAAAAACAAAAAACCAGATGTAATTCTTTGCGCTTTGCCTGAAAATTTAATGAAACATATTACCGAAGCTAAGGCAAAAGCTTCTGGTGAAGATGAAGAAGAAACTGAAGTTCATGAACGTGATTTTGATGAAGATGAGGTTTCTTCAAAAGAACAGAATTTCAGGAGAAATCTTAAAGCAAAGGCAATGCAATATAATGTGCCTATCCAAATCATTAGGGATAGAGTTGCAAAACCAACCAAAGAGATGCAAGATCCTGCAACGGTTGCTTGGAATTTTTTTACAGCATTATACTATAAAGCTTCAGGAACGCCTTGGGCATTGATCAGAAAAGACACTGCTGAAACTACTTGTTATGCCGGTATAAGCTTCTTTAAAAGTAGAGATAGAAGCTCAACACAAACAAGTATTGCCCAAATATTTAATGAGTTAGGGAAAGGTGTCATTTTAAGAGGTGAGGAAATTACTTTGAAAAAAAACGATAGAACACCACATCTAAGTGAAGAACAAGCATTCAATCTTCTAAAGCAGTCCCTAACTGAATATTATGAAGCCGTAAAAATTTTTCCGAAAAGACTAGTAATCCATAAGACCTCTAACTTCAGTGAAGATGAAGTTTACGGGTTTACCCAAGCAGCTCGTGATTTGCATATAAATCAAGTTGACTTAGTTTCTATACAAACATCTGATTTAAGATTATACAGGAATGGCAATTATCCGCCGATGAGGGGAACACATTTCGCTATGAGTTATAAACACCACTTGCTATATACAAGAGGATCTGTGCCGTACTACGAAACGTATCCAGGTAGATATATCCCTCGAGCCATTGAAATAAAATTAGCACAACATGATGAATCTCCAAACATCATTTGCGATGAAATCCTTGCATTAACCAAAATGAATTGGAATAATACACAATTTGATAGGCAGATGCCTATTACAATTGAATGTGCGAGAAATGTTGGAGAAATATTAAAATATTTGAACCAAGAAGATAGTATGCAGCTTAAATACAGCTTTTATATGTAG
- a CDS encoding helix-turn-helix domain-containing protein, with amino-acid sequence MEVIAIQKSALDGMKNELKALLELTENATQKYTPIFKAEQWLDNQEVCLMMNITKRTLQTHKSKGLLPYSKLNRKNYYKRSDVQALLEAGQLDNTTENGFIHE; translated from the coding sequence ATGGAAGTAATTGCAATACAAAAGTCGGCACTAGACGGAATGAAAAATGAGCTAAAAGCACTTTTGGAATTGACCGAAAATGCCACACAGAAATATACGCCCATTTTTAAAGCGGAACAATGGCTCGATAACCAGGAAGTATGTCTGATGATGAACATTACCAAGCGGACTTTACAGACCCACAAAAGCAAAGGACTATTACCGTATTCAAAACTGAACCGTAAAAATTATTATAAACGCTCAGATGTACAGGCTTTGCTCGAAGCCGGACAGCTGGACAATACTACTGAAAATGGATTTATTCACGAATGA
- a CDS encoding helix-turn-helix domain-containing protein — MDLFTNDSDDIIAHREMITQLRNRIEQILKNYRPVMNGEIYLSGEDVCKLLHISRRTLQQYRDDQILPYIQIGGKIIFKQTDLLRILEQNYVCNGQKNK; from the coding sequence ATGGATTTATTCACGAATGATAGTGACGATATCATCGCCCACAGGGAAATGATTACACAGCTACGAAATCGTATTGAACAGATATTAAAAAACTACCGTCCTGTAATGAACGGTGAAATATATCTTTCGGGCGAAGATGTGTGCAAGCTGTTACATATCAGCAGACGGACTTTACAGCAATATCGTGATGACCAAATACTCCCATACATCCAGATAGGCGGCAAAATCATTTTTAAGCAAACCGACCTTTTACGGATACTTGAACAAAACTATGTCTGCAATGGACAAAAGAACAAGTAA
- a CDS encoding response regulator transcription factor — MKTGTVQETISLSFINDKSPVTDNICKDLAASGMEILSRSESIENGLTQLSSLNELPKVCIIDLDFYDQNVLKQLQELRKEYPAIKLVAHSDIDDEKVGKSLLEIGFSSYLLLGSDVDDFKKAIFSA; from the coding sequence ATGAAAACTGGTACTGTACAAGAAACAATCTCCCTGTCTTTTATCAATGACAAAAGCCCTGTAACCGATAACATCTGCAAAGATCTCGCTGCATCTGGAATGGAAATACTATCTCGGTCAGAAAGCATTGAAAATGGGCTAACACAGTTGTCTTCATTGAATGAACTCCCCAAAGTCTGTATTATTGACTTGGATTTTTACGACCAAAATGTGCTTAAACAGCTTCAAGAATTAAGGAAAGAGTACCCTGCAATCAAACTGGTTGCCCATAGCGATATTGATGATGAGAAAGTTGGGAAATCTCTTTTAGAGATTGGGTTTTCAAGTTATCTACTACTTGGAAGCGATGTTGATGATTTTAAGAAAGCTATCTTCAGTGCTTAA
- a CDS encoding SMEK domain-containing protein, translating into MNRIEYINKITTCAARFVHEVEGFNAIGNYHINIHAENFLVPLLNEVFGLELENLNSTKKKNFPAIDLADFKNRVAFQITSTSSLDKIRTTLETFSKYDLQNEFDVLYLYILTEKKPQYNDAKLKDVIPDSFGFESSDHIIDKDVILQKINAISSTPKIQAISKLYEHEFSDIQIEQRQLKFENGYLNNEPEDISPNMVKISFPKVLYKAELFINEEAILENLNDYLESIGKRKVKKLKPNTLVKKALKQNKVYFEDWILHEKCIYTFRDLSKNNEPLRKIIDAGTITTLDCKDFYEQDEASNKVFKNLLRKSLIQLCYYKGIEFFPPRGIFRFANSRPPKAKQIRWKGKKESTKTVIFEMTNKKEGHIICYRHLAFKASFLNFEIDWYLVINPTWSFTNPGGYRESRFESAYMAGIKRLENNNSVYNYFRFFAYYLSYTDLFVTEYPYLQTSKNEPLSLSPSLDEQKWIPVKIVEETSEFTPTEISLDNELTNSIFSDQ; encoded by the coding sequence TTGAACAGGATTGAATACATCAACAAGATCACTACTTGTGCAGCGAGATTTGTCCACGAAGTGGAAGGGTTTAATGCAATAGGAAATTATCATATTAATATCCATGCAGAGAATTTTTTGGTACCGTTATTAAATGAGGTTTTCGGGTTGGAACTTGAAAATCTTAATTCTACAAAAAAGAAAAATTTTCCAGCAATTGATCTGGCCGACTTTAAGAATAGGGTGGCTTTTCAAATTACGTCAACATCTTCTCTTGATAAAATTAGGACTACGCTCGAAACATTCTCAAAGTATGACCTACAAAATGAGTTTGATGTACTCTACTTATATATTCTCACAGAAAAGAAGCCGCAATACAATGATGCAAAACTGAAAGATGTAATACCCGATAGTTTTGGGTTTGAGTCAAGTGACCATATTATAGACAAGGACGTTATTCTTCAGAAAATAAATGCTATAAGCTCAACGCCCAAAATTCAAGCGATTTCTAAATTATACGAGCATGAGTTTTCGGATATACAGATTGAACAGCGCCAGCTTAAGTTCGAAAATGGATACTTGAATAACGAGCCAGAAGATATTTCGCCTAACATGGTTAAAATATCATTTCCGAAGGTTTTGTATAAGGCAGAATTGTTTATTAATGAAGAAGCTATCCTCGAAAATCTAAACGATTATTTGGAGAGTATTGGAAAAAGGAAAGTGAAAAAGTTGAAGCCAAACACACTGGTCAAAAAGGCTTTAAAACAAAATAAAGTATATTTTGAAGACTGGATTTTACATGAAAAGTGTATTTATACTTTTCGGGATTTATCTAAAAACAACGAACCATTGAGAAAAATTATAGATGCTGGCACAATAACTACTTTGGATTGTAAAGACTTCTACGAACAAGATGAAGCGAGTAACAAAGTATTCAAAAACCTTTTAAGAAAATCTCTGATCCAACTTTGCTATTATAAAGGAATAGAATTCTTCCCGCCAAGAGGAATTTTCAGATTTGCCAATTCAAGACCTCCTAAAGCAAAGCAAATTAGATGGAAGGGTAAAAAAGAGTCTACCAAGACAGTAATATTCGAAATGACAAATAAGAAGGAGGGGCACATAATCTGTTATAGACACTTAGCATTCAAAGCATCTTTTTTAAATTTTGAAATAGATTGGTATTTGGTCATAAATCCAACATGGAGCTTTACAAATCCGGGTGGATATAGGGAAAGTCGATTTGAATCAGCATATATGGCAGGAATAAAACGACTTGAGAATAACAATTCTGTTTACAATTACTTTAGATTCTTTGCGTACTACTTATCTTATACGGACCTGTTTGTTACTGAATATCCATACCTGCAGACCTCGAAAAATGAGCCATTAAGTTTATCTCCCAGCCTAGATGAACAAAAATGGATACCCGTTAAAATCGTTGAAGAAACATCTGAGTTTACTCCAACGGAAATAAGCCTTGATAACGAATTAACCAACTCAATTTTTTCTGATCAATGA